From Dermacentor albipictus isolate Rhodes 1998 colony unplaced genomic scaffold, USDA_Dalb.pri_finalv2 scaffold_17, whole genome shotgun sequence, one genomic window encodes:
- the LOC139051992 gene encoding uncharacterized protein, with the protein MALPIKARVTNIAGVRAILDSLSSQEDMMATKIYLMLVPLAKFFGLKERARVHRRIPKDDIRNELCVTAVETMFGDIYQRWMTAELVGSDTGADLRRMLSDVLKAADKVREITRGGALDYGKMVAATYPARMYPLDNDTITMVEANYGSDFVVNAVLFTAGGGSPARPLLDFDALSAEWSDREVAQRLLIPDFYYAHTAQVVLNYATVRYYLARQAFWAGSPWHGAGNDSHANSSAAWDLTEHTHCLASYAKQTSGIEMSGDEPWWRDAVQVRWAAEVSFRASAFRDANIAQERSLRQLFFLRFGHTFCAVPQRGHWEAAATACRVATMTLPAFAGAFGCPAMVGIGC; encoded by the exons CATCTTGGACTCGCTGTCCAGTCAAGAGGACATGATGGCGACCAAGATCTACCTGATGCTGGTGCCGCTCGCCAAGTTCTTCGGACTGAAAGAGCGGGCCAGAGTCCACCGTCGTATACCCAAGGACGACATCAGAAACGAGCTCTGCGTGACGGCGGTGGAAACGATGTTCGGAGATATCTATCAGCGCTGGATGACGGCCGAGTTGGTAGGCTCGGACACTGGTGCCGACTTGAGGCGCATGCTCTCCGACGTGCTGAAGGCGGCCGACAAGGTGCGAGAAATAACCCGAGGTGGCGCCCTAGACTACGGAAAGATGGTCGCGGCCACTTACCCAGCGCGAA TGTATCCTCTCGACAACGACACAATAACAATGGTGGAGGCCAACTACGGGTCAGACTTCGTGGTCAACGCTGTCCTCTTTACGGCCGGCGGGGGCAGTCCCGCGAGGCCTTTGCTGGATTTTGACGCGCTGTCGGCGGAGTGGAGTGACCGAGAAGTGGCTCAACGCCTCCTGATACCCGACTTCTACTACGCGCATACGGCGCAGGTCGTGCTCAACTACGCCACTGTCAGGTACTACTTGGCCAGGCAAGCCTTTTGGGCAGGATCGCCGTGGCACGGCGCTGGGAACGACAG CCACGCCAACTCCTCCGCGGCGTGGGACCTGACTGAGCACACGCACTGCCTGGCGTCCTACGCGAAGCAGACCTCCGGCATCGAAATGTCCGGCGACGAGCCGTGGTGGCGGGACGCGGTCCAGGTCCGCTGGGCCGCCGAGGTCTCGTTCAGGGCGTCCGCTTTCCGAGACGCCAACATCGCGCAGGAGAGGTCGCTCAGGCAGCTCTTCTTCCTCCGCTTTGGCCACACCTTCTGCGCAGTGCCCCAGCGCGGCCACTGGGAGGCGGCAGCGACGGCGTGTCGCGTGGCCACCATGACGCTGCCCGCGTTCGCCGGAGCGTTCGGGTGCCCCGCCATGGTGGGCATCGGGTGCTGA